One genomic segment of Falco peregrinus isolate bFalPer1 chromosome 7, bFalPer1.pri, whole genome shotgun sequence includes these proteins:
- the LOC101924145 gene encoding pantetheinase, with protein MLPSQPLLHAAVLALAALQALASDTFIAAVYEHAVILPDVTDEPVSPDKALALMNRNMDVLEGAIKEATQQGAHIIVTPEDGIYGWLFTRETIYPYLEDIPDPAVNWIPCTDPTRYGPAPVQERLSCMARNNSIYVVANIGDKKPCNSSDPGCPSDGRYQYNTDVVFDPEGKLVARYHKYNLFRRETQFNYPKEPEAITFETPFGKFGIFTCFDILFREPAVVLVSELQVDTVLFPTAWMNVLPFLTAVEFHSAWAMGMGVNLLSANTHNTNFAMTGSGLFTPEGPAAYHYDSETEEGRLLLAELSARPRLSPTYPPTINWSSYATSIKKFPEEKDTFLGAVRRDIFTFSELRLKAGNHTVCQGDLCCHLVYQMSNKSKDEVYVLGAFDGLHGSLIKYHWQICTLLKCKSTDRNTCGQPVETAQTKFEMFSLSGTFGTNYVFPEVLYSGVQLAPGEFEVLCDGRLKSKHGTSKPLITVTLFGRLYEKDLPHPLRTSQ; from the exons ATGCTCCCGTCCCAGCCTCTCCTGCACGCTGCAGTGCTTGCACTCGCAGCCCTTCAGGCCCTTGCCTCCGACACCTTCATTGCAGCCGTCTATGAGCACGCGGTCATCCTGCCAGATGTCACTGATGAGCCTGTTTCTCCAGACAAAGCTTTGGCCTTGATGAACAGAAACATGGATGTCTTGGAAGGAGCCATCAAGGAAGCCACCCAGCAG GGCGCCCACATCATTGTGACTCCTGAAGATGGCATTTACGGCTGGCTTTTCACGAGAGAAACCATCTACCCCTACCTGGAGGATATCCCTGATCCAGCGGTGAACTGGATTCCTTGCACCGACCCCACAAG ATATGGTCCAGCACCAGTGCAGGAACGCCTCAGCTGCATGGCCAGGAATAACTCCATCTATGTGGTTGCAAACATTGGGGACAAGAAGCCGTGTAACTCCAGTGATCCTGGCTGCCCAAGTGATGGTCGCTATCAGTACAATACTGATGTTGTCTTTGACCCAGAGGGGAAACTAGTGGCTCGTTACCACAAG TACAATCTGTTTAGAAGAGAAACTCAGTTTAATTACCCCAAAGAGCCAGAAGCCATCACCTTTGAGACCCCCTTTGGGAAGTTTGGCATTTTCACTTGCTTCGACATCCTTTTCCGTGAGCCTGCCGTGGTCCTGGTGAGTGAGTTGCAGGTGGACACCGTGCTCTTCCCGACAGCTTGGATGAACGTCCTGCCGTTTCTGACTGCAGTTGAGTTTCACTCTGCCTGGGCTATGGGCATGGGTGTCAATTTACTTTCAGCAAATACTCACAACACCAACTTTGCAATGACAG GCAGTGGGCTGTTCACGCCAGAAGGACCGGCTGCCTACCATTACGACAGCGAGACTGAGGAAGGACGTCTCCTGCTAGCAGAACTGAGCGCACGCCCCCGTCTTTCCCCCACCTACCCCCCTACCATCAACTGGAGCTCATATGCCACAAGCATCAAGaaatttccagaagaaaaagacactTTTCTGGGAGCTGTCCGGCGGGATATATTCACTTTCAGTGAACTCAGGCTCAAAGCTGGAAATCACACAGTTTGCCAAGGAGACCTCTGCTGTCATTTGGTCTATCAGATGTCAAACAAGAGCAAAGATGAAGTTTATGTCCTGGGTGCATTTGATGGGCTTCACGGTTCTCTCATAAAATACCATTGGCAG atATGCACGCTGCTCAAGTGCAAGAGCACGGACCGGAACACATGCGGGCAGCCCGTGGAGACGGCTCAGACCAAGTTTGAGATGTTCTCCCTCAGCGGCACGTTTGGCACCAATTACGTCTTTCCAGAAGTCTTGTACAGCGGGGTGCAGCTGGCCCCTGGGGAGTTTGAG GTGCTATGTGATGGACGTTTGAAAAGTAAGCATGGCACATCGAAACCACTCATAACAGTGACCCTTTTTGGAAGGCTTTACGAAAAGGACCTGCCACACCCTCTGCGAACCTCCCAGTAA
- the TAAR1 gene encoding trace amine-associated receptor 1, with amino-acid sequence MYLSIRKNSTRAACLRGFETSVRMQLCCESVNGSCIRSSWSNSIRISMYIFMVCIILATVVGNLTVIISISHFKQLHTPTNFLILSMATADFLLGLIIMPCSMVRSVEHCWYFGEIFCKIHTSTDIMLSTASIFHLSFISIDRYYAVCDPLRYKSKINTFVILVMISVSWMVPAAFAFGMIFLDLNLRGAEEIYSHVHCAGGCFVIFNETSGVVASIVSFYIPGFVMLYIYRKIYSIAKRQARSINAISQKKMRFEMKQHISLCRERKAAKTLGIIMGVFLICWSPFFFLTATNPFMNYVIPPILIDALVWFGYLNSTFNPIVYAFFYMWFRRALKIILLGKVFQRDSSRTHLFLE; translated from the coding sequence ATGTATCTCAGCATTAGGAAAAACAGTACCCGTGCTGCATGCCTACGTGGATTTGAGACCTCAGTAAGGATGCAACTGTGCTGTGAATCTGTAAATGGCTCTTGCATAAGGAGCAGCTGGTCAAACAGCATCCGTATTTCCATGTATATCTTCATGGTTTGCATCATTCTGGCCACAGTGGTTGGAAATTTGACGGTTATCATCTCAATATCACATTTCAAGCAGCTCCATACACCTACAAATTTCCTGATACTTTCTATGGCTACAGCAGACTTTCTGTTGGGACTCATCATCATGCCTTGCAGCATGGTGCGTTCTGTTGAGCACTGCTGGTATTTTGGAGAGATCTTCTGCAAGATCCACACAAGCACGGACATTATGCTAAGCACAGCTTCCATCTTCCATCTTTCCTTCATATCCATCGACCGTTATTATGCTGTGTGTGATCCTTTGAGATACAAATCAAAGATAAATACTTTTGTTATCCTGGTCATGATATCTGTAAGCTGGATGgtccctgctgcttttgcttttgggaTGATCTTTCTAGACCTAAACTTGCGAGGGGCAGAAGAGATTTATAGCCATGTCCATTGTGCAGGAGGATGCTTTGTCATTTTTAATGAGACTTCAGGTGTTGTGGCCTCTATAGTGTCTTTTTACATCCCTGGATTTGTTATGCTATACATCTACAGGAAAATATACTCTATAGCCAAGAGGCAGGCAAGATCTATTAATGCAATTAGCCAAAAAAAGATGAGATTTGAAATGAAGCAACACATTTCactctgcagagaaaggaaagctgcCAAGACATTAGGCATAATAATGGGAGTATTTCTCATCTGCTGGAGTCCATTCTTCTTCTTGACAGCAACCAACCCATTTATGAATTATGTGATACCTCCTATTCTCATTgatgctttggtttggtttggttatttGAATTCTACATTTAACCCAAttgtttatgcatttttttacatgtgGTTTCGCAGGGCATTAAAGATCATTCTGCTTGGAAAAGTTTTTCAGCGGGACTCTTCCAGGACTCATTTGTTTTTAGAGTAG